The Triticum dicoccoides isolate Atlit2015 ecotype Zavitan chromosome 6A, WEW_v2.0, whole genome shotgun sequence genome has a window encoding:
- the LOC119315641 gene encoding uncharacterized protein LOC119315641, with translation MRSTTMEKKKLPLPEKMLTAAPLSQSSTVESSTVTQSPVESWTDEPVRCCPNRPGRTSSSPAAPFPSPSSSSLVSSIAADRVPTAGRPPPRPAVAMVLEDESSDDHSSPPYMHSSSTDGLNEVPFTIEDPDYKGLELDVMSPCEKHGMASERLVAFEGTDTGKRFLACAQPEGSNCGFVEWVDHQWPPTMQNALLKLWAMVEDAKSARVNDNLENSFTIHHLTEEKNKLEANYDKLVQDVHELMNFQEDKVVDFRHLQSAITYQQEVRKELTDDMKAKMAKKDAETQQLTQKYEVLLNLTRAQATVIQNLKLNKMKEKQVLTEASMNLELKNAELTKCQEKLTQEKLELKLQVADLLKGNKKHIEEKWQLEFQNEKLKEKFRGIQAILEK, from the exons ATGCGCTCCACCACCATGGAGAAGAAAAAGCTGCCTCTGCCGGAGAAGATGCTTACGGCGGCGCCGCTCTCCCAGTCCAGCACGGTCGAGTCAAGCACGGTCACACAGTCACCGGTCGAGTCATGGACG GACGAGCCGGTGCGCTGCTGTCCTAACCGGCCCGGTCGCACCAGCTCCAGCCCGGCCGCAccattcccctccccctcctcctcctcgctcgtttCCTCCATCGCCGCCGACCGCGTCCCGACAgccggccggccgccgccccgccccgccgtcgccatggttTTGGAGGACGAAAGCAGCGACGACCATTCTAGCCCCCCGTACATGCATTCTTCCTCCACAGACGGTCTCAACGAG GTTCCTTTCACCATTGAAGATCCGGATTACAAGGGGCTTGAGCTGGATGTGATGTCTCCATGTGAGAAGCACGGCATGGCATCTGAGAGGCTTGTTGCCtttgaaggaacagacacaggcaaGAGGTTTTTAGCATGTGCACAGCCG GAAGGTAGCAATTGTGGCTTTGTTGAATGGGTTGATCACCAGTGGCCCCCAACAATGCAGAATGCATTGTTGAAGCTATGGGCAATGGTTGAAGATGCCAAAAGTGCTAGGGTGAATGACAATCTTGAGAATTCTTTCACTATCCACCATCTGacagaagagaagaacaagctgGAGGCCAACTATGACAAGCTAGTCCAAGATGTGCATGAGCTGATGAACTTCCAGGAAGATAAGGTGGTGGATTTCAGGCATCTGCAGTCTGCCATTACATATCAGCAGGAGGTAAGAAAAGAACTGACTGATGATATGAAGGCAAAGATGGCAAAGAAAGATGCAGAGACCCAGCAACTTACTCAGAAGTATGAGGTGCTGCTCAACCTGACAAGAGCTCAAGCAACAGTCATTCAGAACTTGAAGTTGAACAAAATGAAAGAGAAGCAAGTGCTTACTGAAGCTAGTATGAATTTGGAGCTGAAGAATGCAGAGCTAACTAAGTGTCAGGAGAAGCTCACCCAAGAGAAGCTAGAGTTGAAGCTTCAGGTTGCTGATCTGCTTAAGGGAAATAAAAAGCATATTGAAGAGAAGTGGCAGTTAGAGTTTCAGAATGAAAAGTTGAAGGAGAAGTTCAGGGGGATTCAAGCCATCTTGGAGAAGTGA
- the LOC119315642 gene encoding uncharacterized protein LOC119315642 produces MASAIPPVGGEGVHGGGEGVHGVGEMPFWPPSGTVGVDGDGGDESSSAYSTDDEESMLLTMEQRLRLAHQWVANPSSSHELTHGLGGVLLDEDIWQVRIHFDAREPLEMKLCGSDITYLNLVAVMETQGFNAYDCLFHIENPSLGEKGLDLVDSHAELQMIKRKIQDKLVLNLLVRACPPPDTDFERQHFEKPDLSTVVYQEPVVYDLSEPPILAVDQEGVVFESQCSTHHPVAPAGVCTQESRNATNKLKAVLEEEEEGYQGFEAYEDSDSSDEDGQIGSYPNYMVDEEDVEVEEGKRQRELEVQEEESDDDQSEEEEMLHYEGDTEVEDPFEVEEDRTFEQEEETIVEPVKKKQKLPVRRGPTTRSHCSELPEVEPNFRPSSDEEEEGLLRESYDDGFQPLSFVLQKKRKSRAKKRPPRKWYNEKMEQPHEQLCMKLCFRDQHQFREALLNLHITQARNFRYHRNSDQRIIVECTDKKCQFLMVAAVIKGEKTFVIKKMRLEHTCPSTTETTRVSAEWLAQKYEHLFRSDITTGIQTIIDACNEKYGVDVPKCMAYRAKNIAIDVVLGDHRKQYPRLKDYAQTVMDTNPGSRVIVTTVTPVPNAKIPHPGPRFHAMFFCLNGAREGFLNGCRPFIG; encoded by the exons ATGGCGTCGGCGATTCCGCCAGTCGGCGGCGAGGGCGtccacggcggcggcgagggcgtccaCGGCGTCGGAGAGATGCCGTTCTGGCCTCCTAGCGGAACGGTTGGCGTCGACGGGGATGGCGGCGACGAGTCCAGCTCCGCGTACTCGACCGACGACGAGGAGTCGATGTTACTCACCATGGAGCAGCGGTTGCGGTTGGCGCATCAGTGGGTGGCGAACCCTAGCAGCAGCCATGAGTTGACGCATGGACTTGGCGGCGTGCT TTTGGATGAAGACATTTGGCAAGTAAGGATCCATTTTGATGCAAGAGAACCATTGGAGATGAAGCTGTGTGGTTCAGATATTACTTATCTGAATTTGGTTGCAGTGATGGAAACCCAAGGATTTAATGCATATGATTGTTTGTTTCACATTGAAAATCCATCTTTAGGAGAGAAAGGGCTGGATTTGGTAGACAGTCATGCAGAATTACAGATGATAAAGAGGAAGATCCAGGACAAATTGGTGCTTAATTTGCTAGTCAGGGCTTGTCCACCCCCTGATACTGATTTTGAGAGGCAGCATTTTGAAAAGCCAGACTTGTCCACTGTGGTGTACCAAGAGCCTGTTGTTTATGATCTGAGTGAGCCTCCTATCTTAGCTGTTGATCAGGAAGGAGTAGTCTTTGAGAGTCAATGTAGCACACATCACCCTGTTGCTCCTGCTGGTGTTTGCACACAAGAAAGCAGAAATGCAACTAACAAGTTGAAAGCAgttttggaagaagaagaagagggatatcAAGGATTTGAGGCTTATGAGGACAGTGATTCCTCTGATGAGGATGGTCAAATTGGAAGTTACCCTAATTACATGGTTGATGAAGAAGATGTAGAGGTGGAAGAGGGAAAGAGGCAGAGAGAGCTAGAAGTACAAGAGGAAGAATCAGATGATGATCAATCAGAAGAGGAAGAAATGCTGCATTATGAGGGTGACACTGAAGTTGAGGACCCATTTGAGGTAGAGGAAGATAGGACTTTTGAACAAGAAGAAGAAACTATAGTTGAACCtgtaaagaagaagcagaagctgcCAGTTAGAAGAGGCCCAACCACTAGGTCACATTGTAGTGAGCTACCAGAGGTTGAACCTAATTTCAGACCATcatcagatgaagaagaggaggggtTGTTGAGGGAGAGTTATGATGATGGTTTTCAGCCACTCTCTTTTGTCCTACAAAAGAAAAGGAAGAGTAGGGCAAAGAAAAGGCCTCCTAGGAAGTGGTACAATGAGAAAATGGAGCAACCACATGAGCAACTATGTATGAAGTTGTGTTTTAGGGATCAACATCAATTCAGAGaagctttgttgaatttgcacatCACCCAGGCCAGGAATTTCAGGTATCACAGGAATTcagatcagagaataattgttgagtGTACAGATAAAAAATGCCAGTTCTTAATGGTGGCAGCAGTTATAAAAGGGGAGAAAACATTTGTAATTAAGAAGATGAGACTAGAGCACACTTGCCCTAGTACCACTGAGACCACCAGGGTTAGTGCTGAGTGGCTAGCACAGAAATATGAGCATCTCTTTAGATCTGATATAACTACTGGTATTCAGACTATAATTGATGCATGCAATGAAAAATATGGTGTAGATGTGCCCAAGTGCATGGCATATAGGGCAAAGAACATAGCTATTGATGTTGTGTTAGGAGATCACAGGAAGCAATATCCTAGGCTTAAAGACTATGCTCAGACTGTCATGGACACAAACCCTGGGAGTAGAGTAATAGTCACTACTGTTACTCCAGTACCTAATGCAAAAATACCCCACCCAGGCCCAAGAttccatgccatgtttttttgCCTTAATGGAGCAAGGGAGGGGTTTCTCAATGGGTGTAGGCCTTTCATTGGTTAG